In the genome of Chrysemys picta bellii isolate R12L10 chromosome 17, ASM1138683v2, whole genome shotgun sequence, one region contains:
- the LOC101944168 gene encoding uncharacterized protein LOC101944168: MEPQVPGRMPRAGLLLLPLLLCFGPETAGSIDPAALKKIVDHVHNNGGVNKQYAFAVTLPHGTCSNPQDVATYLPMAQLADMRKKIDSFGALYNLPNGNIVAARPKEVNKPKGKYTEHSEWRLLSGPNSLVAQLTARTYGQNSCLILFTFNSPCSTKCLRENGRSNIVQMTSAAFSAINNNYKAFVFQKIFDYDMKPEVTRKDLLDAWHRLRDVPLLRCDNNGCQDCAPVDPRNNPCLAGKK, encoded by the exons ATGGAGCCCCAG GTGCCGGGACGGATGCCCAGGGCTggactcctgctgctgccccttctcctctgcttcGGGCCAGAGACCGCCGGGAGCATCGACCCGGCTGCGCTCAAAAAAATCGTGGATCATGTTCATAA TAACGGCGGAGTTAACAAGCAATATGCTTTCGCTGTCACGCTGCCCCATGGCACCTGCAGCAACCCCCAGGATGTGGCCACCTATCTGCCCATGGCCCAGCTAGCAGACATGAGAAAGAAGATTGACTCGTTCGGTGCCCTGTACAACCTGCCCAACGGGAACATTGTGGCTGCCCGGCCAAAGGAAGTGAATAAACCGAAAGGGAAATACACGGAGCACAGCGAGTGGCGTCTGCTCTCCGGCCCAAACAGCCTTGTGGCCCAGCTCACGGCCAGGACCTATGGCCAGAACAGCTGCCTGATCTTATTCACCTTCAATTCGCCCTGCTCCACCAAGTGTCTGCGCGAGAACGGGCGCTCCAACATCGTGCAGATGACCAGCGCTGCCTTCTCGGCCATCAACAACAACTACAAGGCCTTTGTGTTCCAGAAGATCTTCGACTATGACATGAAGCCTGAAGTGACCCGGAAGGACCTGCTGGACGCCTGGCACCGGCTGCGCGATGTGCCCCTGCTGCGCTGCGACAACAACGGCTGCCAGGACTGTGCTCCGGTGGACCCCCGAAAcaacccctgcctggctgggaagAAGTAG